In Pseudomonadota bacterium, the following proteins share a genomic window:
- the secF gene encoding protein translocase subunit SecF — translation MWRLRLIPDKTDIPFLRWRNGLFAFSAALAIVSVVLLFAKGLNFGIDFEGGILIEVGSERPADISDMRVTLGELGLGEVSLQEFGSKTEVLIRIERQPGDADAQQAAITIVRETLDTKYAGGLTYRRTEFVGPKVGAELIQAGIIAMVLSIALMLVYIWFRFELPFAIGAIIALMHDVLLTLGMFALFGLEFNLSIVAAILLIVGYSMNDTVVVYDRVRENLRKFKKMPLVELLNVSINDTLSRTVMTSLTTLLALAALLIFGGEVIRDFTIAMIWGVFVGTYSSIFVASSILVHVKPGTGTNVTKSGFGGAERTQAVDSVVEDAGLQKFAALPDSGDEEDEALDGPPETAGDGSRASRRASTSRANRDKRRRKKRR, via the coding sequence ATGTGGCGCCTCCGCCTAATTCCCGATAAGACCGACATCCCGTTTTTACGCTGGCGCAACGGTCTGTTCGCGTTTTCCGCCGCGCTTGCCATCGTTTCTGTCGTTCTGCTATTCGCAAAGGGCCTTAACTTCGGCATTGATTTCGAAGGCGGCATTCTGATCGAAGTGGGCAGCGAACGGCCTGCCGACATCAGCGACATGCGAGTAACCCTCGGCGAATTGGGCTTGGGCGAGGTCAGCCTGCAGGAGTTCGGCTCCAAAACCGAAGTGTTGATTCGAATCGAACGCCAGCCCGGTGATGCCGACGCCCAGCAAGCAGCCATTACGATCGTGCGCGAGACCCTGGACACAAAATATGCCGGCGGGCTGACCTATCGCCGGACGGAGTTTGTTGGCCCGAAGGTGGGCGCAGAACTGATCCAGGCCGGCATCATTGCCATGGTCCTCTCAATTGCGCTGATGCTGGTCTATATCTGGTTCCGATTCGAACTGCCGTTTGCCATTGGTGCCATAATTGCGTTGATGCATGATGTGCTGCTGACACTCGGCATGTTTGCGCTGTTTGGGCTCGAATTCAATCTATCGATCGTTGCGGCAATTCTGCTGATTGTCGGCTATTCGATGAACGACACCGTCGTCGTGTATGACCGCGTGCGCGAAAATTTACGCAAATTCAAGAAGATGCCGTTAGTCGAATTGCTCAATGTGAGTATCAACGACACGCTGTCGCGCACCGTCATGACATCGCTCACCACGTTACTGGCGCTGGCGGCGCTTTTGATATTCGGCGGTGAAGTGATCCGCGATTTCACCATCGCGATGATTTGGGGCGTCTTTGTCGGCACCTATTCTTCAATTTTTGTCGCCAGTTCGATCCTGGTGCATGTCAAGCCGGGCACCGGAACCAACGTCACCAAGTCAGGTTTCGGCGGCGCAGAACGGACGCAGGCTGTCGACTCGGTCGTCGAAGACGCCGGGCTACAGAAATTTGCCGCCTTGCCGGATTCCGGTGATGAGGAAGATGAGGCGCTAGACGGGCCCCCTGAGACTGCGGGAGATGGCTCGCGCGCCAGTCGGCGGGCCTCCACCTCTCGTGCAAACCGCGATAAACGCCGGCGCAAGAAGCGCCGCTGA
- the yajC gene encoding preprotein translocase subunit YajC, translating to MAGKASLLAVVLFGLTACPQGQGGEGEGGLGGIGAILPLVLIFVVFYFLLIRPQQKKQKAHKQMLNQVHRGDDIVTNGGIVGHVVKVGRDENLLVEIAPDVRVRVMRNMISEVIRRPDPEFDEEEEDDEDYDEGHDEGQDEGHDEEYEDDGEFEDEEPQDKSSGDKSDK from the coding sequence GTGGCTGGAAAAGCAAGTTTGCTCGCCGTAGTTCTGTTCGGTTTGACTGCCTGTCCCCAGGGTCAGGGCGGCGAGGGTGAAGGCGGGTTGGGTGGCATTGGCGCAATTTTGCCATTGGTGCTGATATTTGTTGTTTTCTATTTTCTTTTGATTCGTCCGCAGCAGAAAAAGCAAAAAGCGCACAAGCAAATGCTTAATCAGGTGCATCGCGGCGACGACATTGTGACCAATGGCGGTATTGTCGGCCATGTGGTCAAGGTCGGACGAGATGAAAATCTCCTTGTCGAAATCGCGCCCGATGTGCGCGTTCGCGTCATGCGCAATATGATCTCCGAAGTTATCCGTCGCCCCGATCCGGAATTCGACGAAGAGGAAGAAGACGACGAGGATTACGATGAGGGCCACGACGAGGGTCAAGACGAAGGTCACGACGAGGAGTATGAGGACGATGGCGAATTCGAGGATGAAGAGCCGCAAGATAAATCGTCCGGAGATAAATCCGATAAATAA
- the hpnE gene encoding hydroxysqualene dehydroxylase HpnE, translated as MIHVVGAGMAGLACAVEVARSGRAVTLHESAGQAGGRCRSFHDETLDRVIDNGNHLILGANPAVFSYLDTVDGRSGLVGQTRAEFPFVDIASGERWVLRPNAGLFPWWIFSPARRVPGTKWTDYLAGLKLARAAEMATIADCVGASGPLVTRLWEPLTVAVLNASTAEGAARLLWPVLRLTFGRGEAACRAYVARRGLGPDLVEPGVKFVGEHGGEVRFGARLRGLNKAGKRIEALDFGAESTPLGSGDSVVLAMPPANLVQILPEIPAPLATRAIVNAHFRLDHDVQLPGGNRLLGIIGGTAHWLFARGDIASVTVSAADKLAEKDAGQIAELLWRDVAFALGKPPSAPPPVRIVKEKRATFAQIPAAMEKRAVPRTAYENLFLAGDWTATGLPATIEGAVLSGQRAAALALAVSRN; from the coding sequence ATGATTCATGTTGTTGGTGCGGGCATGGCCGGCCTCGCCTGTGCGGTTGAGGTCGCCCGTTCTGGGCGCGCGGTTACGCTGCACGAATCAGCCGGGCAAGCCGGCGGAAGGTGCCGTTCGTTTCACGACGAGACGCTCGATCGCGTAATCGATAACGGCAATCATCTGATCCTGGGTGCGAATCCGGCGGTTTTCTCCTATTTGGACACAGTGGATGGCCGGAGCGGATTGGTCGGGCAAACGCGTGCCGAATTCCCTTTCGTCGATATCGCCAGCGGCGAGCGCTGGGTATTACGCCCCAATGCGGGTCTTTTCCCCTGGTGGATTTTTTCGCCGGCGCGGCGCGTGCCCGGCACGAAATGGACGGATTACTTAGCCGGCTTGAAGCTGGCGCGGGCGGCGGAAATGGCGACCATCGCTGATTGCGTTGGGGCCTCGGGACCACTGGTGACACGCCTTTGGGAGCCGCTGACGGTCGCGGTTCTGAACGCCTCGACCGCGGAAGGCGCGGCCCGGTTGTTGTGGCCAGTATTGCGCCTAACGTTCGGCCGGGGCGAGGCTGCGTGCCGGGCCTATGTCGCGCGCCGCGGGCTCGGCCCGGACCTTGTGGAACCGGGCGTGAAATTCGTCGGCGAACATGGCGGCGAAGTGCGTTTTGGCGCACGGTTGCGTGGGCTGAATAAGGCCGGAAAGCGAATCGAAGCGCTCGATTTCGGCGCCGAGTCGACGCCGTTAGGGTCCGGCGATTCAGTTGTACTGGCAATGCCGCCGGCAAATCTGGTTCAAATTCTGCCTGAAATTCCCGCCCCGCTCGCGACGCGCGCTATCGTAAACGCGCATTTCCGTCTCGATCATGACGTACAATTGCCAGGTGGCAATCGGCTGCTCGGAATCATCGGCGGCACCGCTCATTGGCTGTTTGCACGCGGCGATATCGCCTCGGTAACGGTTAGCGCGGCCGATAAATTGGCCGAGAAAGACGCCGGGCAGATCGCCGAGCTGTTGTGGCGAGATGTCGCCTTTGCCCTTGGAAAGCCGCCGTCAGCGCCGCCTCCGGTCAGAATCGTCAAAGAGAAGAGGGCCACATTCGCGCAAATTCCAGCCGCCATGGAGAAGCGCGCCGTACCGCGTACGGCATATGAAAACTTGTTTTTAGCCGGTGACTGGACCGCGACCGGACTGCCCGCAACCATCGAAGGCGCCGTTCTTTCGGGTCAGCGCGCCGCCGCCCTGGCGCTCGCCGTCAGCCGGAATTAA
- the secD gene encoding protein translocase subunit SecD produces MLRIRLWQVIAVVLVCAASVLFAMPNLFSERSLSTSFPEWLPGDRVNLGLDLQGGSHLLLEVQVDAVVVERMDALVDDTRNALRGERIGYTGLKRRGQTVVLQLTKLENLDAAQDLLSDLDREINVTATGAGAVELSLSDSAIAARKSSALSQSIEIVRRRIDETGVSEPTIQRQGDDRILVQLPGLQDPERLKRLLGKTAKMSFHLVDQTVTDADLARGRVPPGTMRLPADDEVDSAGNPRLYPIRKRVMVSGDSLVDSQATFQDNQAVVSFRFDSSGAKKFGRVTQENVGRPFAIVLDGKVISAPVIREAILGGSGVISGNFNAETANDLALLLRAGALPAPMKILEERTVGPDLGADSIEAGKIACVIGLLAVLIFMLLYYGLFGVVADIALILNLIIIFGLLSLWQATLTLPGIAGIVLTIGMAVDANVLIFERIREEVRAGRSPFSAMEAGYKRAFTTIFDSNITTLIAAVILYIFGSGPVQGFAVTLGIGIITSMFTAMLVSRYILVWWLKRYRPKTLPL; encoded by the coding sequence ATGCTGCGAATTCGTTTATGGCAGGTTATCGCGGTCGTGCTGGTGTGCGCGGCCTCGGTTCTGTTTGCCATGCCGAACCTGTTCAGCGAGCGTTCGTTGAGCACGTCCTTTCCGGAATGGCTGCCAGGCGACAGAGTCAACCTCGGCCTGGATTTGCAGGGCGGGTCTCACCTCTTGCTCGAAGTGCAGGTCGACGCGGTCGTCGTGGAACGTATGGACGCGCTCGTAGACGATACGCGAAATGCACTCAGGGGCGAGCGTATCGGGTACACCGGCTTAAAAAGGCGTGGCCAAACAGTCGTGCTGCAATTGACCAAGCTGGAAAACCTCGACGCCGCGCAGGACCTGTTGTCTGACCTGGACCGCGAAATAAACGTGACAGCAACCGGAGCCGGGGCTGTCGAGCTTTCTCTGAGCGATAGCGCTATTGCTGCCCGCAAGAGTTCTGCACTCAGCCAATCTATTGAAATCGTTCGCCGCCGGATCGACGAGACCGGCGTGAGCGAGCCCACCATTCAACGTCAGGGCGATGACCGGATCCTAGTTCAGCTTCCCGGCTTGCAAGACCCAGAGCGTCTCAAAAGATTGCTCGGCAAGACGGCGAAAATGTCCTTTCATCTGGTCGATCAAACCGTTACGGATGCGGACTTGGCGCGGGGCCGCGTGCCGCCCGGGACCATGCGGTTGCCGGCGGACGATGAAGTCGACAGCGCCGGCAATCCGCGCCTCTATCCGATCCGCAAGCGGGTGATGGTGAGCGGCGATTCGCTGGTCGATTCACAGGCAACATTTCAAGACAACCAGGCAGTTGTCAGCTTCCGTTTCGATTCCAGCGGCGCCAAAAAATTCGGCAGAGTAACGCAGGAAAATGTCGGCCGTCCCTTCGCCATCGTTCTGGACGGCAAAGTCATCAGTGCACCGGTCATCCGCGAGGCGATCCTCGGTGGCAGCGGCGTCATCAGCGGAAACTTCAATGCGGAGACCGCCAATGACCTGGCTCTCCTGTTGCGCGCGGGAGCCCTGCCGGCGCCAATGAAAATATTGGAAGAGCGCACCGTGGGTCCCGACCTTGGCGCCGATTCCATCGAAGCCGGAAAAATCGCATGCGTGATCGGTTTGCTTGCCGTCCTCATTTTCATGCTGCTGTATTACGGTTTGTTCGGCGTCGTCGCCGATATCGCCCTGATCCTCAATCTGATCATTATCTTCGGACTGCTCTCGCTTTGGCAGGCAACCTTAACGCTCCCCGGCATCGCTGGAATCGTGCTGACTATAGGCATGGCCGTGGATGCGAATGTGCTGATATTCGAGCGTATCCGTGAAGAAGTAAGAGCCGGTCGCTCGCCATTTTCGGCGATGGAGGCGGGCTATAAGAGGGCTTTCACCACGATTTTCGATTCGAACATCACCACGCTCATCGCCGCTGTCATTCTCTATATTTTCGGCTCGGGCCCGGTTCAGGGATTTGCCGTGACGCTCGGCATCGGCATCATCACGTCGATGTTCACAGCGATGTTGGTGAGCCGCTACATTTTAGTTTGGTGGCTCAAGCGCTATCGCCCCAAAACTTTGCCGCTATAG
- a CDS encoding Mth938-like domain-containing protein, translating into MDITPEIPADRKYIDHYGDGGFRVGGERYEGSLIVAPEQVWPWAISDITQLTAESVAVVLTADPSIELLLIGCGARVERLPQDVREALRSHAIIVDGMETGAACRTYNVLMAEERRVAVALIAI; encoded by the coding sequence ATGGACATCACGCCTGAAATTCCGGCGGACCGGAAATATATTGACCATTACGGCGACGGCGGCTTCCGCGTTGGCGGCGAACGTTATGAAGGATCTCTTATTGTCGCCCCGGAGCAGGTCTGGCCGTGGGCCATTTCCGACATCACGCAATTGACTGCGGAAAGCGTTGCTGTGGTTCTCACCGCCGATCCATCGATCGAATTACTGCTGATTGGCTGCGGCGCGCGGGTAGAGAGGCTTCCGCAAGATGTGCGCGAGGCACTCCGCTCCCACGCAATCATCGTCGACGGCATGGAAACCGGCGCCGCCTGCCGTACTTATAATGTGTTGATGGCGGAAGAACGGCGCGTTGCGGTGGCGCTGATCGCAATCTAA